From a region of the Impatiens glandulifera chromosome 4, dImpGla2.1, whole genome shotgun sequence genome:
- the LOC124934186 gene encoding malate synthase, glyoxysomal, giving the protein MEGVGSYTNYNGTQSSTKSLSYDVPAGVDIRGRHDQEFAKVLTKDALQFVADLQREFRNHIKYALQCRKEAKARYNSGCRPGFDPSTGNIRDGDWLCAPVPPAVADRRVEITGPVERKMIINALNSGAKVFMADFEDALSPTWENLIRGQVNLKDAVDGTISFNDQARNRVYKLNDQTAKLFVRPRGWHLPESHILIDGEPAAGCLVDFGLYFFHNYAAFRRNQGQGLGPFFYLPKMEHSREARIWNNVFEKAEMMAGIDKGSIRATVLIETLPAVFQMDEILYELRDHSVGLNCGRWDYIFSYIKTFQAHPDRLLPDRVQVGMAQHFMRSYSDLLIRTCHKRGVHAMGGMAAQIPIRDDATANEAAMELVRKDKLREVKAGHDGTWAAHPGLIPEIAKVFDEHMGSNKNQIKTHTRVDAVALTEEDLLQLPRGVRTMEGLRLNTRVGIQYLAAWLTGTGSVPLYNLMEDAATAEISRVQNWQWIKYGVELNGDGLGVNVTTSLFGRVVEEEMERIEKEVGKEKFKKGMYKEACKIFVRQCTAIELDDFLTLDAYNNIVVHHPLGGGSRL; this is encoded by the exons ATGGAAGGAGTCGGTTCATATACTAATTACAACGGTACACAATCATCGACCAAATCCTTAAGCTACGATGTTCCAGCCGGAGTTGATATCAGGGGTCGTCACGATCAAGAATTTGCCAAAGTTCTAACCAAGGATGCTCTTCAATTCGTCGCTGATTTACAAAGAGAGTTCAGGAATCACATCAAGTATGCTTTGCAGTGCCGTAAAGAAGCCAAGGCAAGGTACAACTCCGGTTGCCGACCGGGGTTTGATCCATCGACTGGAAATATTAGAGATGGTGACTGGCTTTGTGCACCTGTTCCGCCGGCAGTGGCTGATCGGAGAGTTGAGATAACTGGACCGGTTGAAAGGAAGATGATTATTAATGCTTTAAACTCTGGGGCGAAAGTTTTCATG GCTGATTTTGAGGATGCTTTGTCACCGACTTGGGAGAATTTGATTAGGGGTCAAGTTAATCTTAAGGATGCTGTGGATGGGACTATAAGTTTCAATGATCAGGCTAGAAACAGGGTTTATAAGCTTAATGATCAAACTGCGAAACTCTTTGTTCGTCCTAGAGGATGGCATCTACCGGAGTCACATATTCTCATCGATGGTGAACCTGCCGCCGGTTGTTTGGTTGATTTTGGTCTCTATTTCTTTCATAACTATGCCGCATTTCGTAGGAACCAGGGTCAAGGGCTTGGACCTTTCTTTTATCTACCCAAAATGGAACACTCGAG GGAAGCTAGGATATGGAACAATGTGTTTGAAAAGGCGGAGATGATGGCTGGAATAGACAAAGGAAGTATCCGAGCCACGGTTCTGATTGAAACTCTACCTGCTGTCTTTCAAATGGACGAAATCCTCTACGAGTTAAGGGACCATTCTGTCGGTCTCAATTGTGGTCGTTGGGACTACATTTTCAGCTACATTAAGACGTTTCAAGCTCACCCAGATCGTCTCCTGCCCGACAGAGTCCAGGTTGGAATGGCTCAGCATTTCATGCGTAGCTATTCCGATCTCCTCATCCGCACCTGCCATAAGCGCGGCGTGCACGCCATGGGAGGCATG GCTGCACAAATCCCTATCAGGGACGACGCAACCGCGAACGAGGCTGCGATGGAGTTGGTTCGAAAGGATAAACTTCGAGAGGTGAAGGCGGGGCATGACGGGACATGGGCAGCTCACCCTGGTTTAATCCCTGAAATCGCGAAAGTATTTGATGAACACATGGGGAGTaacaaaaaccaaatcaaaacTCATACCCGGGTAGACGCAGTTGCACTTACTGAAGAAGATCTTTTGCAGTTACCTAGAGGTGTTCGAACCATGGAAGGTCTTAGGTTGAATACCCGTGTGGGTATTCAGTATTTGGCTGCTTGGCTTACTGGAACAGGGTCGGTTCCTCTTTACAATTTGATGGAGGATGCTGCGACTGCTGAGATTAGTCGAGTTCAGAACTGGCAGTGGATTAAGTATGGTGTGGAGTTGAATGGAGATGGGCTGGGAGTGAATGTGACTACGAGTCTGTTTGGGAGAGTTGTCGAAGAGGAAATGGAAAGGATCGAGAAGGAAGTGGGGAAGGAGAAGTTTAAGAAGGGAATGTATAAAGAAGCTTGCAAGATATTCGTAAGGCAGTGTACTGCTATTGAGTTGGATGATTTTCTCACATTGGATGCTTATAATAACATTGTTGTTCATCATCCTTTGGGAGGAGGGTCTAGGCTTTGA
- the LOC124934062 gene encoding glyceraldehyde-3-phosphate dehydrogenase GAPC1, cytosolic yields the protein MGKVKIGINGFGRIGRLVARVALQRDDVELVAVNDPFITTDYMVYMFKYDTVHGHWKHSDVRVKDAKTLVFGDKEVTIFSSRNPEEIPWGEAGADYVVESTGVFTDQDKAAAHLKGGAKKVVISAPSKDAPMFVMGVNETEYKSDINIVSNASCTTNCLAPLAKVINDRFGIVEGLMTTVHSITATQKTVDGPSSKDWRGGRAASFNIIPSSTGAAKAVGKVLPALNGKLTGMSFRVPTVDVSVVDLTVRLEKAATYDQIKAAIKEESEGKMKGILGYTEDEVVSTDFVGDNRSSIFDAKAGIALNDKYVKLVSWYDNEMGYSTRVVDLIVHMSKSA from the exons ATGG GAAAGGTTAAGATCGGAATCAATG GATTCGGAAGAATCGGAAGATTGGTTGCTAGAGTTGCTCTTCAGAGGGATGATGTTGAACTTGTTGCCGTCAATGATCCATTCATCACCACTGATTACATG GTCTACATGTTCAAGTATGACACTGTTCATGGACACTGGAAGCACTCTGATGTTAGAGTGAAGGACGCCAAGACCCTTGTTTTCGGTGACAAGGAGGTCACTATTTTCAGCTCAAG GAACCCAGAGGAGATCCCATGGGGTGAGGCTGGTGCCGACTATGTCGTTGAGTCCACTGGTGTCTTCACTGACCAGGACAAGGCTGCTGCTCATTTGAAG GGTGGTGCTAAGAAGGTTGTCATTTCTGCACCAAGCAAAGATGCTCCTATGTTTGTTATGGGTGTTAATGAGACTGAGTACAAGTCTGACATTaacattgtttccaatgctagTTGCACAACCAACTGTCTTGCACCTCTTGCCAAG GTCATCAATGACAGATTCGGTATTGTTGAGGGTCTTATGACCACAGTTCACTCCATCACTG CTACCCAAAAGACTGTTGATGGACCATCAAGCAAGGACTGGAGAGGTGGAAGAGCTGCTTCTTTCAACATTATTCCTAGCAGCACTGGAGCTGCTAAG GCTGTTGGAAAGGTGTTGCCTGCTCTTAATGGAAAGTTGACTGGTATGTCTTTCCGTGTACCAACTGTTGATGTCTCAGTTGTTGATTTGACTGTTAGACTTGAGAAAGCTGCTACCTATGATCAAATCAAGGCTGCCATCAA GGAGGAATCTGAAGGAAAGATGAAGGGTATCTTGGGTTACACCGAAGATGAAGTTGTGTCCACCGACTTTGTTGGTGACAACAG GTCAAGCATCTTCGATGCTAAGGCTGGAATTGCTTTGAATGACAAGTATGTCAAGCTTGTGTCTTGGTATGACAACGAAATGGGTTACAG TACCCGTGTGGTTGATTTGATTGTCCACATGTCCAAGAGCGCTTAA
- the LOC124934374 gene encoding nucleoside diphosphate kinase 2, chloroplastic has translation MAAVPMLDASLYTSSFRRPAAAKLTVSGGSSSLHNLNLGNTRRHSHLAAFQSPINLFSRFLHAPKKIQQKTHIFLPHLIAAMEDVEETYIMVKPDGVQRGLVGEIISRFEKKGFKLTGLKLFNCPKELAEEHYKDLKSKSFFPKLIDYITSGPVICMAWEGVGVVASARKLIGATNPLQAEPGTIRGDLAVQTGRNVVHGSDSPENGKREIALWFGEGEVCQWTPSQEPWLKE, from the exons ATGGCGGCCGTACCTATGCTTGATGCTTCTCTATACACTTCTTCCTTCCGACGGCCGGCAGCCGCCAAGCTCACCGTCTCCGGCGGCAGTTCCTCATTGCACAACCTTAACCTAGGCAACACTCGACGTCACAGCCACCTAGCGGCATTTCAGTCACCTATCAATCTCTTTTCTCGATTCCTTCATGCCCCAAAGAAGATTCAACAGAAAACCCACATCTTCCTTCCTCACTTGATCGCTGCCATG GAAGATGTTGAGGAAACATACATAATGGTGAAGCCCGATGGAGTTCAACGAGGCCTT GTTGGAGAGATAATTTCTAGGTTTGAGAAAAAAGGGTTTAAGCTGACAGGATTGAAGCTCTTCAATTGCCCAAAGGAGTTAGCTGAG GAGCATTACAAAGATCTGAAATCGAAGTCATTTTTTCCTAAATTGATTGATTACATAACATCAGGACCTGTAATCTGTATG GCGTGGGAGGGTGTAGGAGTTGTTGCATCAGCCCGTAAGCTAATTGGTGCGACAAACCCTCTTCAAGCCGAGCCAGGAACAATCAGAGGGGATCTTGCTGTTCAAACAGGAAGAAACGTTGTTCATGGGAGTGACAGCCCTGAGAATGGCAAACGTGAAATAG CTCTATGGTTCGGGGAAGGAGAAGTGTGTCAATGGACGCCTAGCCAAGAACCGTGGTTGAAAGAGTAA
- the LOC124935808 gene encoding heme chaperone HemW encodes MQMLKSSFSFASFLSNPSHFRPLRLIHTKPTSQIQHPPTVRQNATPNLHNLAPHNLPPTSLYIHLPFCRKRCHYCDFTIVALGSSSSTQHDNDPRITDYINLLIREITATIDQSNVPLQTVFFGGGTPSLVSPKLISIVLDKLNSKFGLCSDAEISMEMDPGTFDDKKMKQLVDLGVNRVSLGVQAFQDELLKACGRAHGVNEVYDAIEIVKGSGIKNFSMDLISSLPHQTIQQWEESLQFTIEANPNHVSVYDLQVEQGTKFDTLYKPGEFPLPSENQSAELYKIASKMLSNAGYNHYEISSYSKNGFECKHNITYWKNLPFYGFGLGSTGYVGGLRFSRPKRMRQYVSFVEDLENGVVNPHEERGIDGRDLAMDVVMLSLRTARGLELESFLETFGWELVGKLFEAFEPYVESGHVICLDRNRRTVGIEELRNLEVKEDVVAFVRLSDPDGFLLSNELISIAFGVIAP; translated from the exons ATGCAAATGCTAAAATCAAGCTTTTCATTCGCCAGTTTTCTCTCAAATCCTTCCCATTTCAGACCTCTCCGTCTCATCCACACAAAACCCACTTCCCAAATTCAACACCCACCAACTGTTCGACAAAATGCCACACCCAATCTTCACAACCTAGCACCTCACAATCTCCCCCCAACATCACTCTACATTCACCTTCCCTTCTGTCGAAAACGCTGCCATTACTGCGACTTCACAATCGTAGCACTCGGTTCATCATCTTCAACCCAACACGACAACGACCCTCGAATTACAGACTACATAAATCTCCTCATAAGAGAAATCACAGCCACAATTGATCAATCCAATGTACCTTTACAAACAGTCTTCTTCGGAGGTGGCACACCATCGCTTGTCTCCCCTAAACTTATCTCCATTGTTCTCGACAAATTGAATTCCAAATTCGGTCTCTGTTCTGATGCAGAGATATCAATGGAAATGGATCCTGGAACATttgatgataaaaaaatgaaacaactTGTGGATTTGGGTGTCAACAGAGTGTCTTTAGGAGTTCAGGCGTTTCAAGATGAGCTGCTGAAAGCTTGTGGAAGGGCGCATGGTGTTAATGAAGTTTATGATGCGATTGAGATTGTTAAGGGAAGTGGAATTAAGAATTTTAGTATGGATCTTATCTCGTCTCTTCCTCATCAAACAATTCAACAATGGGAAGAAAGTCTGCAATTTACAATTGAAGCAAATCCTAATCATGTTTCTGTTTATGATCTGCAAGTTGAACAGGGCACCAAATTTGATACCTT gTATAAACCAGGGGAGTTTCCTCTTCCATCGGAGAATCAATCGGCAGAGCTATACAAAATAGCTTCAAAGATGCTATCGAATGCAGGTTATAACCATTATGAAATCAGCAGTTACAGCAAGAATGGTTTCGAGTGTAAACACAATATTACATATTGGAAGAATCTTCCATTTTATGGTTTTGGATTGGGATCTACTGGTTATGTAGGTGGTTTAAGGTTTTCGAGGCCTAAGAGAATGAGACAGTATGTCAGTTTTGTTGAGGATTTGGAAAATGGGGTAGTGAATCCACACGAGGAACGAGGAATTGATGGTCGGGATTTGGCGATGGATGTGGTGATGTTGTCGCTTAGAACGGCGAGAGGGTTGGAATTGGAATCGTTTTTGGAGACTTTTGGTTGGGAGCTTGTTGGGAAGTTGTTTGAAGCTTTTGAACCTTATGTTGAAAGTGGACATGTTATATGTCTTGACAGGAATAGAAGAACGGTTGGGATTGAGGAATTGAGAAACCTCGAGGTTAAAGAAGATGTGGTTGCGTTTGTTAGGCTTAGTGATCCAGATGGTTTTCTTTTATCCAATGAGTTAATATCGATTGCTTTTGGTGTAATAGCTCCTTGA
- the LOC124936932 gene encoding 3-oxoacyl-[acyl-carrier-protein] reductase FabG-like, which translates to MSNPAANQLEPWTDLEGKVVMVTGASSGIGWEVCIDLASAGCKIIAAARRTDRLQSLCNQINQSQTPQAVSIELDVSADSKSIETAAKKAWNTFGTIDVLINNAGVRGTLKSALILDEEEWNSTMRTNLTGTWLLSKYVCSYMRDAKKGGSVINISSIAGLNRGHIPGGVAYNASKVAVNTMTKVMALELGRMKIRVNSISPGIFKSEITKDLMEKEWLKNVAMKSVPLRTYGTVDPALTSLIRYLIHDSSFYITGNCFIIDAGVTLAGVPLFSSL; encoded by the exons ATGTCGAATCCAGCGGCGAATCAGCTCGAACCATGGACAGATCTCGAAGGCAAAGTGGTGATGGTAACCGGTGCATCATCCGGAATCGGCTGGGAAGTATGTATCGATCTCGCATCCGCCGGTTGTAAGATCATCGCCGCCGCTCGCCGTACCGATCGTCTCCAATCTCTCTGcaatcaaatcaatcaatcacAAACTCCGCAAGCAGTTTCCATAGAACTCGACGTTAGCGCCGATAGCAAATCAATCGAAACCGCAGCAAAGAAAGCATGGAATACCTTCGGAACAATCGATGTCCTGATCAACAACGCCGGCGTTAGAG GAACGTTGAAAAGCGCTCTGATTTTAGATGAGGAGGAATGGAATAGTACAATGAGGACGAATTTAACAGGAACTTGGTTACTATCAAAGTATGTATGTTCATACATGCGTGATGCGAAGAAAGGAGGATCagttataaatatttcatcaatTGCTGGTCTAAATCGTGGACATATACCTGGTGGAGTTGCGTATAATGCATCTAAAGTTGCTGTAAACACGATGACGAAGGTAATGGCGCTTGAACTTGGGAGAATGAAGATAAGAGTGAATTCTATAAGTCCAGGGATATTTAAATCTGAGATAACGAAAGATTTGATGGAGAAGGAATGGTTGAAGAATGTGGCTATGAAAAGTGTACCTTTAAGAACATATGGAACGGTGGATCCAGCTTTGACATCGCTGATTAGATACTTGATTCATGATTCTTCGTTCTATATTACTGGAAATTGTTTCATTATTGATGCTGGTGTCACTTTGGCTGGGGTTCCTCTCTTCTCTTCGCTCTGA
- the LOC124936901 gene encoding cytochrome P450 736A117-like, translating into MEDYSSIQILSLFLLFLSPFLLLKWFLSPQTDKNKINPPPSPPKLPIIGHLHRFGKHPHRSLLSLSRRHGPIMLLHLGSTPTIVISSAAAAKEIMKTHDLIFSNRPETKVSRKLLYGLKDVSVAPYGEYWRQLKSICVLQLLSNHKVKSFRSVREEEVLLMIEKIEESRGKNISVNLSEMFSKLANDVVCRASFGRKYDEGEKGMRFRRLLTEFLVVLGTVNAGDFLPWLSWINKLNGWDNRVDRVAKEMDDFLEEVVEEKMNQRKFEEIVDEDHDERKEGFVDILLRIHMSQETGVSIDRDSVKAIILDIFSAGTDTTSTILEWAMTELLRHPNAMKELQNEVRKVANGKSIVTEDDIENMSYLKAVIKETLRYHTPIPLLVPREATQDVKVMGYDIAAGTIVFINGWAIGRDPVSWDDPEEFKPDRFLNSSIDYRGHDFELIPFGAGRRGCPGISFGIATNELALANIVNKFNWELPNRMKGEDLDVDECIGVTIHRKNPLVAHAM; encoded by the exons ATGGAAGATTATTCATCCATCCAAATTCTCTCACTCTTcctcctctttctctctccatTCCTCCTCCTCAAATGGTTCCTTTCTCCTCAAACCGACAAGAACAAGATCAACCCACCGCCTTCGCCACCAAAGCTCCCAATCATCGGCCATCTCCACCGCTTCGGCAAACACCCACACCGCTCACTTCTCTCCCTATCCCGCCGCCACGGCCCCATCATGCTCCTCCACCTCGGCAGCACCCCAACAATCGTGATCTCCTCAGCCGCCGCCGCCAAAGAAATCATGAAAACCCACGACCTAATCTTCTCCAACCGCCCTGAAACCAAAGTCAGCCGCAAGCTCCTCTATGGTCTCAAGGACGTCTCTGTCGCCCCTTACGGAGAGTACTGGCGGCAGTTGAAGAGTATCTGCGTTCTTCAGTTGCTGAGCAACCACAAAGTCAAATCATTTAGGTCTGTAAGAGAAGAAGAGGTCTTGTTGATGATTGAAAAGATTGAGGAATCGAGAGGGAAGAACATTTCAGTGAATCTGAGTGAGATGTTTTCGAAGTTAGCTAATGATGTTGTGTGTAGGGCTTCGTTTGGGAGGAAATATGATGAGGGGGAGAAGGGGATGAGATTCAGGCGTTTGTTGACGGAGTTTTTAGTGGTTTTGGGAACGGTGAACGCCGGCGATTTCTTGCCGTGGCTGAGTTGGATTAATAAGTTGAATGGTTGGGATAATAGAGTAGATAGGGTGGCTAAGGAGATGGATGACTTTTTAGAGGAGGTGGTGGAAGAGAAGATGAATCAAAGAAAATTTGAGGAGATTGTGGATGAAGATCATGATGAAAGGAAAGAGGGTTTTGTTGATATTCTATTGAGGATTCATATGAGCCAAGAAACAGGGGTTTCAATTGATAGAGATAGTGTCAAAGCCATCATCTTG GATATTTTCTCAGCCGGAACAGACACAACATCGACCATCTTAGAATGGGCGATGACAGAGTTATTGCGACACCCTAACGCGATGAAGGAGTTACAAAATGAGGTAAGAAAAGTTGCTAATGGAAAATCCATAGTAACCGAAGATGACATAGAAAATATGTCTTATTTGAAAGCGGTCATAAAAGAAACCCTAAGATATCACACACCTATTCCTCTTCTTGTTCCAAGGGAAGCAACTCAAGATGTTAAAGTCATGGGCTACGACATAGCGGCTGGCACCATTGTCTTTATCAACGGATGGGCTATAGGTAGAGACCCGGTTTCATGGGACGATCCAGAAGAGTTCAAACCCGATAGGTTCCTCAACTCTTCTATTGATTATAGAGGTCATGATTTTGAACTAATCCCATTTGGAGCTGGTAGAAGGGGATGTCCCGGGATTTCATTTGGTATCGCTACCAATGAGCTCGCATTAGCCAACATTGTGAACAAATTCAATTGGGAGCTCCCTAACCGGATGAAGGGAGAGGACTTGGATGTGGACGAATGTATTGGTGTCACAATTCACCGCAAAAACCCCCTTGTAGCTCATGCAATGTAA